A genome region from Hevea brasiliensis isolate MT/VB/25A 57/8 chromosome 9, ASM3005281v1, whole genome shotgun sequence includes the following:
- the LOC110651193 gene encoding transcription factor MYB114-like, translated as MAPKNSEASTNSKMVMNKGAWTGEEDRKLAEYIEVHGPKRWKTVAMKAGLNRCGKSCRLRWLNYLRPNIKRGNISDEEEDLILRLHKLLGNRWSLIAGRLPGRTDNEIKNYWNSHLSKKINKKEKKPAECSTPQDSITEKTCEAVATGQETVEESSKGAAIPELSFDVNELFDLSTQGTYDLEWVNKFLELDEDPWLAVAEDR; from the exons ATGGCACCCAAGAACAGTGAGGCATCTACTAATAGTAAGATGGTCATGAACAAAGGGGCATGGACAGGTGAGGAAGATAGAAAACTGGCTGAGTATATTGAAGTTCATGGTCCCAAGAGATGGAAAACAGTTGCAATGAAAGCAG GTTTAAACCGATGCGGGAAGAGTTGCAGATTGAGATGGTTGAACTATTTGAGACCCAACATCAAGAGAGGCAACATTTcagatgaagaagaagacttgATTCTCAGACTTCACAAACTACTCGGCAATAG GTGGTCATTGATTGCTGGGAGACTTCCAGGACGAACAGACAATGAAATAAAGAACTACTGGAATTCTCATTTAAgcaagaaaattaataaaaaggaGAAGAAACCTGCAGAGTGTTCAACTCCACAGGACAGCATCACCGAGAAGACATGTGAAGCTGTTGCTACTGGTCAAGAAACGGTGGAAGAGAGTAGTAAAGGAGCTGCAATCCCGGAGCTTAGCTTCGATGTAAACGAGTTATTCGACTTATCCACACAAGGAACGTACGATTTGGAGTGGGTGAACAAGTTTCTTGAACTTGATGAGGATCCATGGCTTGCCGTTGCCGAAGACAGGTGA